From a region of the Sinorhizobium sp. B11 genome:
- a CDS encoding methyl-accepting chemotaxis protein: MFIDKILSRFKIQTKVLIFVLPFVVTISAVGLTGLYASGLLQGRMEISNSVLQSLSGFKDLYASMDDFLQTTNEQARDKLYADIKAQGQTLDATMAQIGDNSGHDNLQAAIEGTNGISDTVGKLWTLHEQEMALRKQIDDAQKVMITNRFNVSYDAKQLEENIRTDEGNATATLRAADRLLKGGDALAAAMNDFNKAQTSPDKLKVVTDALPQIIKAQRMIEISVPQNQKSMTQSMAQTVSDLKAQAAAPEAGTDDGVANLGRLVSRFRQMSTYTQLTATQMMREATTTFVELDSRIAQTNSVLEDTRRLESSIYSLQLVLADFNAKPSKENRVRLNQEIATLNTMLNTLQASAKGMNFAGDIVDAITPALASMDKGAQSLVDVINQRTSDYVAARQQLDGVWGQLTSFAEEQKQSAGTERDQANSISVGTTALGILVSIVGGIALVLTLQRPIAQITAAMRRIAEGALDTSISGEKRYDEIGDMARALGIFKENAISKIRIEEQSDEERQAAEHERQRNDAEKREMDRQIEYAVNALAAGLERMSQGDISTTIDTPFIGRLEQLRQDFNGSMMRLQATMSQIRDNVQMIQGNGNQMAQSSEDLAKRTEQQAASLEETAAAVDQITVTVRSSAERAKDADQIVRQAKRSADDSAVVVNNAIDAMGRIEDASRQIEQIIGVIDEIAFQTNLLALNAGIEAARAGEAGKGFAVVAMEVRELAQRSAAAAQEIKGLINKSTNEVNSGSQFVQETGTVLAKISAQIVTISQHVEMIARASHDQSSALQEVNSTVNQMDQMTQQNAAMVEETTAASRELANEADALLHLVQQFKIDGDSDMHMYRAA; encoded by the coding sequence ATGTTCATTGACAAGATTCTTTCTCGTTTCAAGATTCAGACAAAGGTTCTGATTTTTGTTCTGCCTTTCGTCGTCACCATATCCGCCGTCGGTCTGACCGGCCTTTATGCATCCGGTCTGCTGCAGGGCCGGATGGAGATTTCCAACAGCGTTCTCCAGTCGCTGAGTGGGTTCAAGGATCTCTACGCCTCGATGGACGACTTCCTGCAGACCACCAACGAACAAGCGCGCGACAAGCTCTATGCCGACATCAAGGCGCAGGGACAGACGCTGGACGCCACCATGGCGCAGATCGGCGATAATTCCGGCCATGATAACCTGCAGGCGGCGATCGAGGGAACCAACGGCATTTCTGATACCGTCGGCAAGCTCTGGACCCTGCACGAACAGGAAATGGCTCTTCGCAAGCAGATCGATGACGCCCAGAAGGTGATGATCACCAACCGCTTCAACGTCAGCTACGATGCCAAGCAGCTGGAAGAAAACATCCGTACCGACGAAGGCAACGCGACGGCAACGCTGCGCGCTGCCGATCGTCTGCTAAAGGGCGGCGATGCGCTCGCAGCCGCCATGAATGATTTCAACAAGGCCCAGACTTCGCCTGACAAGCTGAAGGTCGTAACCGATGCGCTGCCTCAGATCATCAAGGCGCAGCGCATGATCGAAATCTCCGTCCCGCAGAACCAGAAGAGCATGACGCAGTCCATGGCGCAGACCGTTAGCGACCTGAAGGCTCAGGCGGCGGCGCCCGAGGCTGGCACGGACGACGGCGTTGCAAATCTCGGCCGTCTTGTTTCCCGCTTCCGCCAGATGTCGACTTACACTCAGCTCACCGCCACGCAGATGATGCGTGAAGCGACGACAACGTTCGTGGAGCTCGACAGCCGCATCGCCCAGACCAACTCGGTTTTGGAAGATACACGGCGCCTTGAAAGCTCCATCTATTCGCTGCAGCTCGTGCTTGCCGATTTCAATGCCAAGCCGAGCAAGGAAAATCGCGTTCGTCTGAACCAGGAAATCGCCACGCTCAACACCATGCTCAATACCCTTCAGGCCAGCGCCAAGGGCATGAATTTCGCCGGTGATATTGTCGACGCGATCACACCCGCTCTCGCCTCGATGGACAAGGGCGCACAGAGCCTTGTCGACGTGATCAATCAGCGTACGAGCGATTACGTCGCCGCACGCCAGCAACTCGATGGTGTCTGGGGTCAGCTGACGAGCTTCGCGGAAGAGCAGAAACAGTCGGCCGGTACCGAGCGTGATCAGGCCAACAGCATCTCCGTCGGCACGACCGCACTCGGCATCCTGGTTTCCATCGTCGGCGGCATTGCGCTGGTGCTGACGCTGCAGCGGCCGATCGCCCAGATCACCGCCGCCATGCGCCGCATCGCCGAAGGAGCGCTCGACACCAGCATCTCAGGTGAGAAGCGTTACGACGAAATCGGCGACATGGCCCGCGCACTCGGCATCTTCAAGGAAAATGCCATCTCCAAGATCCGCATCGAGGAGCAGAGCGACGAAGAGCGTCAGGCCGCCGAGCACGAGCGTCAGCGCAACGATGCCGAAAAGCGCGAGATGGACCGTCAGATCGAGTATGCCGTCAACGCGCTTGCCGCCGGTCTCGAGCGCATGTCGCAGGGCGATATCTCGACGACGATCGACACGCCCTTCATCGGCCGTCTCGAACAGCTCCGTCAGGATTTCAACGGCTCGATGATGCGCCTGCAGGCCACGATGAGCCAGATCCGCGACAACGTGCAGATGATCCAGGGCAACGGCAACCAGATGGCCCAGTCCTCTGAGGATCTCGCCAAGCGTACCGAGCAGCAGGCTGCATCACTGGAAGAAACCGCCGCCGCCGTCGACCAGATCACCGTCACGGTCCGCTCCTCCGCCGAACGCGCCAAGGATGCCGATCAGATCGTCCGTCAGGCCAAGCGCAGCGCCGACGACTCCGCCGTCGTCGTCAACAATGCGATCGATGCGATGGGCCGCATCGAAGACGCATCGCGCCAGATCGAGCAGATCATCGGCGTCATCGACGAGATCGCCTTCCAGACCAACCTGCTCGCACTCAATGCCGGTATCGAGGCGGCTCGCGCCGGTGAAGCCGGCAAGGGTTTTGCCGTCGTTGCCATGGAAGTGCGCGAACTCGCCCAGCGCTCTGCCGCTGCCGCGCAGGAGATCAAGGGTCTCATCAACAAATCGACGAACGAGGTCAATTCCGGTTCGCAGTTCGTACAGGAAACGGGCACGGTTCTTGCGAAGATCAGTGCCCAGATCGTCACGATCAGCCAGCACGTCGAAATGATCGCCCGCGCAAGCCACGACCAGTCGAGCGCGCTGCAGGAAGTCAACTCCACTGTCAACCAGATGGATCAGATGACCCAGCAGAACGCTGCAATGGTGGAAGAAACCACTGCAGCAAGCCGCGAGCTCGCAAACGAGGCAGACGCGTTGCTGCACCTCGTGCAGCAGTTCAAGATCGACGGCGACAGCGACATGCATATGTATCGCGCCGCCTGA
- a CDS encoding LysR family transcriptional regulator — protein MKNSNWDSYQLFLHVARTGGLTGASVATALSPATIGRRMLDLEQELGRALFHRSQTGYRLTSDGQILVDHLQEMEAAARKVDAWRQSSEGGGTVRITAGTWISWLLTENFSAIRMPADAFGIALTIGEARANLNYRESDIGIRAFEPDESNLAARLLGEVAYAVYVRRNASRDDARWIAVGAEDAISSYLRWPYQNAGSAIVATVNRPRSLPDLVRAGAGKAVLPCFVGDLDPELERCGGELPELRHRQWIVMNAEDRHRPEIRTVADRMTKLLKSYTDLFAGKRASRG, from the coding sequence ATGAAAAACAGTAACTGGGATTCCTATCAGCTCTTCCTGCACGTCGCCCGCACTGGCGGCCTGACGGGCGCAAGCGTCGCCACTGCTTTGAGCCCGGCAACGATCGGCCGGCGTATGCTCGATCTTGAGCAGGAGCTCGGGCGCGCACTCTTTCACCGCAGCCAGACAGGCTACCGCCTGACATCAGATGGCCAGATCCTCGTCGATCACCTGCAGGAGATGGAGGCCGCCGCTCGCAAGGTCGACGCATGGCGGCAATCGTCCGAGGGCGGGGGCACCGTCAGGATCACGGCCGGTACATGGATCTCCTGGCTGCTGACGGAGAATTTTTCGGCAATCCGCATGCCGGCGGACGCGTTCGGCATCGCGCTGACCATCGGCGAAGCGAGGGCGAACCTGAATTACCGGGAAAGCGATATCGGCATCCGTGCCTTCGAGCCGGACGAAAGCAATCTCGCCGCCCGCCTGCTCGGCGAAGTCGCCTATGCGGTCTATGTCAGGCGCAATGCCAGCCGGGACGATGCCAGATGGATCGCCGTCGGCGCGGAGGATGCAATCTCCTCTTACCTGCGCTGGCCCTATCAGAATGCAGGATCGGCCATCGTCGCGACCGTCAACCGTCCGCGTTCCCTGCCGGATCTGGTGCGTGCGGGGGCGGGAAAGGCGGTATTGCCCTGTTTCGTCGGTGATCTCGATCCCGAACTGGAACGATGCGGCGGTGAACTGCCGGAACTGCGTCATCGCCAATGGATCGTCATGAATGCCGAGGATCGTCACCGCCCGGAAATCCGCACGGTCGCCGACCGTATGACGAAGCTTTTGAAAAGCTACACCGACCTGTTCGCAGGCAAGCGCGCCAGCCGCGGCTAG
- a CDS encoding methyl-accepting chemotaxis protein: MPLFFSTSIVRQIVAITLFLLAVSTAAIVGVTYYNLGTYVMESAVSDAKDASRSMAVLYGASDADVRVDVMNNALAGVTEDKIPAFGDYSLVDRTAQSIAGVATIFEKQGGDYVRVSTNVKKENGDRAVGTKLAADHPAQPVLAQGNAYYGPADLFGRKFMTGYFPVKNPSGSTIGILFIGIPMEVYYERMNQLQMLVLSVGAVVMLLVGVLAFYAISRSVKPMQALTSSVHAISSGDLASAIPCVEKKNEFGAIGRALALFRDSAVARQQLETQAAEQRALNDAERSRNDAEKRTLDGQIDFAVNQLAAGLGRLSQGDVSQMIETPFVGRLEQLRMDFNTSLERLQDTLTRIRASAASIQRNSGSVSASADELSKRTESQAASLEETAAAVEEITVTVRSSAERAHEANNVVAATKRTADSSGAVVSDAVAAMGRIEDASQRIEQIIVVIDDIAFQTNLLALNAGVEAARAGEAGKGFAVVAQEVRELAQRSANAAKEIKTLIDQSTREVNAGSELVQKTGSVLASISHEIIAISGHVETIATASRDQSAALQDVNSSVNAMDQMTQKNASMVAEATQASRQLAEEADMLMALIEQFRLAEGAAAHGRVRQAA; the protein is encoded by the coding sequence ATGCCGCTCTTCTTCTCAACGTCCATTGTGCGTCAGATCGTTGCGATCACGCTGTTCCTGCTTGCGGTCAGTACTGCGGCCATTGTCGGCGTGACCTATTACAATCTCGGCACTTATGTCATGGAGAGTGCGGTCTCCGATGCGAAGGATGCGAGCCGTTCGATGGCGGTTCTTTATGGCGCAAGCGACGCTGATGTCCGCGTCGATGTGATGAACAACGCACTGGCAGGCGTAACCGAAGACAAGATCCCGGCCTTCGGCGACTATTCACTGGTTGACCGCACGGCGCAGTCGATTGCCGGTGTCGCCACCATTTTCGAAAAACAGGGAGGCGACTACGTTCGCGTCTCCACCAATGTGAAGAAGGAAAATGGCGACCGTGCTGTCGGCACGAAGCTCGCAGCCGATCATCCGGCCCAGCCCGTGCTTGCTCAGGGCAATGCCTATTACGGGCCGGCGGACCTCTTCGGCCGCAAGTTCATGACCGGTTATTTCCCGGTCAAGAATCCCTCCGGTTCCACGATCGGCATCCTCTTCATCGGCATACCCATGGAAGTCTACTATGAGCGGATGAACCAATTGCAGATGCTGGTTCTCAGTGTCGGTGCGGTGGTGATGCTGCTCGTTGGTGTGCTCGCCTTCTATGCGATCAGTCGCTCCGTAAAGCCGATGCAGGCGCTGACATCGAGCGTGCATGCCATTTCCTCGGGCGATCTTGCCAGTGCTATTCCCTGTGTCGAAAAGAAGAACGAATTCGGTGCGATCGGCCGCGCGCTTGCTCTCTTCCGCGACAGCGCAGTCGCTCGCCAGCAACTGGAAACGCAGGCAGCCGAACAGCGAGCCCTGAACGATGCCGAACGCAGCCGCAACGATGCAGAGAAGCGCACGCTCGACGGCCAGATCGATTTTGCCGTCAATCAGCTTGCCGCGGGTCTGGGACGCCTGTCACAGGGCGATGTCTCGCAGATGATCGAAACCCCTTTCGTCGGCCGGCTTGAACAGCTTCGCATGGACTTCAACACGTCGCTCGAGCGCCTTCAGGATACGCTGACACGCATTCGCGCCAGTGCCGCTTCCATCCAGCGCAACAGCGGTTCGGTTTCGGCCTCGGCGGACGAACTCTCCAAACGCACGGAATCGCAGGCCGCAAGCCTTGAAGAAACGGCCGCTGCCGTCGAAGAGATCACCGTCACGGTCCGCTCATCGGCCGAACGCGCCCATGAGGCAAACAATGTGGTTGCCGCGACCAAACGGACGGCCGACAGTTCCGGTGCTGTCGTGAGCGACGCGGTCGCTGCCATGGGCCGCATCGAAGATGCCTCGCAGCGCATCGAACAGATCATCGTCGTTATCGACGACATCGCCTTCCAGACCAACCTTCTGGCCTTGAACGCCGGTGTCGAGGCAGCGCGTGCCGGTGAGGCCGGCAAGGGCTTTGCCGTCGTCGCGCAGGAGGTGCGTGAGCTTGCCCAGCGCTCGGCCAATGCCGCCAAGGAGATCAAGACGCTGATCGACCAGTCGACCCGCGAGGTGAATGCAGGTTCGGAACTGGTGCAGAAGACCGGCAGCGTGCTCGCCTCGATCAGCCACGAGATCATCGCAATCAGCGGTCATGTCGAGACCATCGCTACGGCAAGCCGTGACCAGTCCGCCGCCCTTCAGGACGTCAACAGTTCCGTCAATGCGATGGACCAGATGACGCAGAAGAATGCCTCGATGGTTGCCGAAGCCACGCAGGCGAGCCGCCAGCTGGCGGAAGAGGCCGACATGCTGATGGCGCTGATCGAGCAGTTCCGGCTGGCCGAAGGCGCTGCCGCTCATGGCCGCGTGAGACAGGCGGCCTGA
- a CDS encoding glutamine synthetase family protein — translation MSPKKTTLKPARNVPASKKSPPDPGSLRGVANWKEAAQWLRARGIEDIECITPDLAGVPRGKMMPSSKFTSNTSLALPSAIYRHTISGEYPEETESFRYEPRDSDLKLVPDLSTLSVVPWETDPTAQVICDIVNSDGQEVPYTPRNVLKRILSLYAERGWKPIVAPEIEFYLVATNDDPDYPLHPPKGRSGRSILGGQGYSIAGINEFDELIDDIYHFSEKQGLEIDTLIHEEGPAQLEINLRHGNPIELADQVFLFKRTIREAALKHNIYATFMAKPMQGQPGSAMHIHQSVVDIASGKNVFSNNDGSASKEFFHFIGGMQKYVPSALAMLAPYVNSYRRLQPDMSCPVNNAWGYDNRTTAFRVPVSDPQARRVENRLPSSDANPYLALAASLASGLLGIMKEIEPTAPTEDAANEGSIDLPRGLLEAVALLEDEPAFEEVFGAEFIGLYAGVKRGEFETFMQVISPWEREFLLLNV, via the coding sequence ATGTCCCCAAAAAAGACGACGCTGAAGCCTGCCAGAAACGTACCCGCCTCGAAGAAATCCCCTCCCGATCCCGGATCTCTGCGCGGCGTTGCGAACTGGAAGGAAGCGGCGCAGTGGCTGAGGGCACGCGGCATCGAAGACATTGAATGCATCACGCCGGACCTTGCCGGCGTGCCGCGCGGCAAGATGATGCCGTCCTCCAAGTTCACCTCCAACACATCACTCGCACTGCCTTCGGCGATCTACCGCCACACGATATCGGGCGAATATCCCGAGGAGACCGAAAGCTTCCGCTATGAGCCGCGCGACAGCGACCTGAAGCTCGTCCCCGACCTTTCCACCCTGTCCGTGGTTCCCTGGGAAACCGACCCGACCGCGCAGGTCATCTGCGACATCGTCAATTCCGACGGCCAGGAAGTTCCCTACACGCCGCGCAACGTATTGAAGCGCATTCTCAGCCTCTATGCCGAGCGCGGCTGGAAGCCGATCGTAGCGCCGGAAATCGAATTCTACCTGGTCGCCACGAATGACGACCCGGACTATCCGCTGCATCCACCCAAGGGACGTTCAGGTCGTTCAATTCTCGGCGGCCAGGGCTATTCGATCGCCGGCATCAACGAGTTCGACGAACTGATCGACGACATCTACCACTTCTCGGAGAAGCAGGGCCTGGAGATCGATACGCTGATCCACGAGGAGGGACCGGCGCAGCTCGAAATCAACCTCCGTCACGGCAATCCGATCGAACTTGCCGACCAGGTGTTTCTCTTCAAGCGCACGATCCGCGAGGCAGCGCTGAAGCACAATATCTACGCCACCTTCATGGCAAAGCCGATGCAGGGCCAGCCGGGTTCGGCGATGCATATCCACCAGTCTGTCGTCGACATCGCGAGCGGCAAGAACGTCTTCTCGAACAATGATGGTTCAGCCTCGAAGGAATTCTTCCACTTCATCGGCGGCATGCAGAAATACGTGCCGAGCGCGCTTGCCATGCTGGCGCCTTACGTGAATTCCTACCGGCGCCTGCAGCCGGATATGTCCTGCCCGGTCAATAATGCCTGGGGTTACGACAACCGCACGACGGCCTTCCGTGTGCCGGTCTCCGATCCGCAGGCGCGGCGCGTGGAGAACCGCCTGCCGAGCTCGGATGCCAATCCGTATCTGGCGCTCGCTGCCTCGCTTGCCTCCGGTCTGCTCGGCATCATGAAGGAAATCGAGCCCACGGCTCCGACCGAGGATGCCGCCAACGAAGGCTCGATCGACCTGCCGCGCGGCCTTCTGGAAGCCGTGGCACTGCTGGAAGACGAGCCGGCTTTCGAAGAGGTCTTCGGCGCAGAGTTCATCGGGCTTTATGCCGGCGTGAAGCGGGGCGAGTTCGAAACCTTCATGCAGGTGATCAGCCCCTGGGAGCGGGAATTCCTCCTCCTGAACGTGTGA
- a CDS encoding FAD-binding oxidoreductase has translation MTQETWQSPIAPGVSWYQATVGERPDYPALDGSRQCDVAIIGGGYTGLQAAYNLARAGVSVTLIEGSRLGDGASGRNGGQLGTGQRWWPEEMEEKIGYERSKALFDLAEDAKRHLMDFATEHQIDMDYVSGQLSVAHKESYKRYYYENAEIAAFRYDYPHLRFMDREETQERLGSKRFYCGVRDTGTGHIHPLKLLIGLGKVAANAGADIFEMTKAKSIGQASGKVVIETERGTITANRTLIACNGHIGNLEPITASHVMPIRSFIGATVPLDRFPDVIPGGEAVADSRFVVRYFRKLKDGRLLFGGREAYTADNPRDISQHIRRQIAEIYPALKDIEITHAWGGSVGITMPRQPFVREVMPGVTSIGGYSGHGVMLSNYCGKLYAEMVLGKSADLDLFKALDIPAFPGGARMRAPLLFLALSWFALRDKF, from the coding sequence ATGACGCAAGAGACATGGCAAAGCCCCATTGCCCCAGGCGTCTCCTGGTATCAGGCAACAGTCGGCGAGCGGCCGGATTATCCGGCACTCGACGGCTCCAGGCAGTGTGACGTCGCCATTATCGGCGGCGGCTATACGGGCCTTCAGGCCGCCTATAATCTCGCCAGGGCTGGCGTTTCGGTGACGCTCATCGAGGGCAGCAGGCTCGGCGACGGCGCCTCCGGGCGCAATGGCGGCCAGCTCGGCACCGGCCAGCGCTGGTGGCCGGAAGAGATGGAGGAGAAGATCGGCTACGAGCGCTCCAAGGCGCTCTTCGATCTTGCCGAAGATGCCAAGCGGCACCTCATGGATTTTGCGACCGAGCACCAGATCGATATGGACTATGTGTCCGGTCAGCTCAGCGTCGCCCACAAGGAAAGCTACAAGCGGTACTATTACGAGAATGCGGAAATCGCGGCCTTCCGCTACGACTATCCGCATCTGCGTTTCATGGACCGCGAAGAGACACAGGAGCGGCTTGGCTCCAAACGCTTCTATTGCGGGGTACGCGATACCGGCACCGGCCATATCCATCCGCTGAAGTTGCTGATCGGCCTTGGCAAGGTGGCGGCCAATGCCGGGGCGGATATCTTCGAAATGACCAAGGCAAAGTCGATCGGTCAGGCCAGCGGCAAGGTCGTTATCGAAACTGAACGCGGTACAATCACCGCCAACCGGACGCTGATTGCCTGCAACGGACATATCGGCAATCTGGAGCCGATCACGGCCAGCCATGTCATGCCGATCCGCTCCTTCATCGGCGCGACTGTGCCGCTTGACCGGTTCCCTGATGTGATACCGGGCGGCGAAGCGGTGGCGGATTCGCGGTTCGTCGTGCGCTATTTCCGCAAATTGAAGGACGGACGGCTGCTGTTTGGCGGGCGGGAGGCCTACACGGCCGACAATCCGCGCGACATTTCGCAGCATATCCGCCGGCAGATCGCCGAAATCTACCCCGCGCTCAAGGATATCGAGATCACCCATGCCTGGGGCGGCTCGGTCGGCATCACCATGCCGCGCCAGCCCTTCGTGCGCGAAGTCATGCCGGGCGTCACCTCGATCGGCGGTTATTCCGGCCACGGCGTCATGCTGTCAAATTACTGTGGCAAGCTTTACGCAGAAATGGTGCTGGGGAAATCGGCCGATCTCGATCTGTTCAAGGCGCTCGATATCCCTGCCTTTCCGGGCGGCGCGCGCATGCGGGCGCCGCTGCTTTTCCTTGCCTTGTCGTGGTTTGCCCTCCGCGACAAGTTTTAG
- a CDS encoding NAD(P)/FAD-dependent oxidoreductase: MRHRSDVIVIGAGAAGMMCAIRAGQRGRSVTVLDHARAPGEKIRISGGGRCNFTNINAGPKNFLSANPHFCKSALARFTPADFVAMVDRHGIAWHEKTLGQLFCDNSAKDIIFMLLDEMRAAGAAWHLGVEISGVEKTDGGFRIATSEGLFEASSLVIATGGKSIPKMGATGFAYRIAEQFGLAITETRPALVPLTLDSILLESIAPLSGISAPAEIRHGKTAFREALLFTHRGLSGPAILQISSYWREGDAITVDIEPDIDIAAHLKKAKQVNGRQSAQTALGEILPKRLAQHIVEREGVTGNMADLSDKLLTRLADAAQNWSLKPSGSEGYRTAEVTLGGIDTAALDSRSLQVKDVPGLYFIGECVDVTGWLGGYNFQWAWASGFAAGETL; the protein is encoded by the coding sequence GTGCGGCACAGGAGCGATGTGATCGTCATCGGGGCGGGTGCCGCGGGCATGATGTGCGCCATCCGCGCCGGACAGCGTGGTCGCTCCGTCACCGTGCTGGACCACGCCCGCGCGCCGGGCGAGAAGATCCGCATTTCCGGCGGCGGCCGCTGCAACTTCACCAATATCAATGCCGGCCCGAAGAACTTCCTCTCCGCCAATCCGCATTTCTGCAAGTCGGCGCTTGCCCGTTTCACCCCGGCCGATTTCGTTGCCATGGTGGATCGTCACGGCATTGCCTGGCATGAAAAGACGCTTGGCCAGCTTTTCTGCGACAACAGCGCCAAGGACATCATCTTCATGCTTCTCGACGAGATGCGCGCAGCGGGCGCTGCCTGGCATCTCGGTGTCGAAATATCGGGCGTTGAAAAGACTGACGGCGGCTTCCGCATTGCGACATCGGAAGGCCTGTTCGAAGCTTCCTCGCTCGTCATCGCGACCGGCGGAAAATCCATTCCGAAGATGGGAGCGACCGGTTTTGCCTATCGCATTGCCGAGCAGTTCGGCCTGGCTATTACCGAGACCCGCCCCGCCCTTGTGCCTCTCACGCTGGATTCAATCCTGCTCGAGAGCATCGCGCCGCTTTCAGGTATTTCCGCGCCAGCCGAAATCCGTCATGGCAAGACCGCCTTTCGCGAAGCCCTGCTCTTCACTCACCGCGGCCTCAGTGGTCCAGCCATCCTGCAGATTTCTTCCTACTGGCGGGAGGGCGATGCGATCACTGTCGATATCGAACCGGATATCGATATCGCCGCGCACCTGAAAAAGGCGAAACAGGTAAACGGACGTCAGTCCGCGCAGACCGCGCTCGGCGAGATCCTGCCGAAGCGCCTCGCGCAACATATCGTCGAGCGCGAGGGCGTCACCGGCAACATGGCCGACCTCTCCGACAAGCTGCTGACCAGGCTGGCAGATGCGGCACAGAACTGGTCCTTGAAGCCTTCCGGCTCCGAAGGCTACCGCACCGCGGAAGTCACGCTCGGCGGCATCGATACGGCCGCCCTGGATTCACGCAGCCTGCAGGTGAAAGATGTTCCCGGCCTTTATTTCATTGGCGAATGTGTCGATGTGACCGGCTGGCTCGGCGGCTATAATTTCCAGTGGGCCTGGGCCTCCGGATTTGCCGCCGGTGAGACATTGTAA
- a CDS encoding helix-turn-helix transcriptional regulator produces the protein MPGSPHAKLEVLTDLIYGALFGETSWQAFLDALAATMPDAKSTLFFHDAIARTGGLSLSSGLAEKESEAYNRYYAAINPWMPRAATRPIGLGVIADQMLPREQLLKTEFYSDYLRWIGCESSVGVTIMRERGRSFNLSTLTSSSDPDFNRSNAELLSDLAPHLRRTFDFIRREHRDPHNNENGLALFDAIGVGIVYIGEDQNIRSINSAAERMIAEGEAIGVTSTGRIMINDGELASRLSVLLRHRLQAASPASTLIRMKNSSFKCTLVKMQSDFITQFLEGPTVAMIIERMSVPLRPDLNDALPRIDQLTAAEMRIAAGIAAGLSLREVARTNDVSYETARSHLKNIYSKLGVNSQVGLVRRLMP, from the coding sequence ATGCCCGGTTCGCCGCACGCAAAACTCGAAGTTCTGACCGATCTGATCTATGGCGCGCTCTTCGGCGAGACGTCGTGGCAAGCCTTTCTCGATGCCTTGGCCGCGACGATGCCGGATGCCAAGTCGACGTTGTTTTTCCACGATGCCATCGCGCGCACCGGCGGCCTCTCGCTTTCCTCCGGTCTCGCGGAAAAGGAAAGCGAGGCCTATAACCGCTATTACGCAGCCATCAATCCCTGGATGCCGCGCGCCGCCACCCGGCCGATCGGCCTTGGCGTGATCGCCGACCAGATGCTGCCGCGCGAGCAGCTCCTCAAGACGGAATTCTACAGCGATTACCTTCGCTGGATCGGCTGCGAAAGCAGTGTCGGCGTGACGATCATGCGTGAACGCGGACGCTCCTTCAATCTTTCGACGCTGACCTCGTCTTCCGATCCGGATTTCAATCGCAGCAATGCCGAACTGCTCAGCGACCTGGCGCCGCATCTGCGCCGAACCTTCGATTTCATTCGCCGTGAGCACCGCGACCCTCATAATAATGAAAACGGATTGGCGCTCTTCGATGCGATCGGCGTCGGCATCGTCTATATCGGCGAGGATCAGAATATCCGCTCCATCAACAGTGCGGCTGAGAGGATGATCGCCGAGGGCGAGGCGATAGGCGTCACCTCGACCGGGCGGATCATGATCAATGACGGCGAGCTCGCTTCCCGTCTGTCGGTGCTGCTGCGCCACCGCTTGCAGGCAGCTTCGCCGGCGAGCACGCTGATCAGGATGAAGAATTCCAGCTTCAAATGCACGCTGGTGAAGATGCAATCGGATTTCATCACCCAATTTCTCGAGGGACCGACGGTGGCGATGATCATCGAGCGGATGAGCGTGCCACTGCGGCCCGATCTCAATGACGCCCTGCCGCGCATCGATCAGCTGACGGCAGCCGAAATGCGGATCGCTGCCGGCATCGCGGCGGGCCTGTCGCTGCGCGAGGTCGCACGGACGAACGATGTCAGCTACGAGACGGCGCGCTCGCATCTCAAGAACATCTATTCGAAGCTCGGGGTGAACAGCCAGGTGGGGCTTGTGCGGCGGCTGATGCCGTAA